One window from the genome of Branchiostoma floridae strain S238N-H82 unplaced genomic scaffold, Bfl_VNyyK Sc7u5tJ_490, whole genome shotgun sequence encodes:
- the LOC118408885 gene encoding zinc finger protein 468-like, translated as MASPRCGGSTGGLHPGYSGNETGGLRPGHPGDETEGEKPYKCDQCDYATARKSHLDKHLTKHTGEKPYMAGKCDYSAALKSTLDKHLAKHAGRKFSLEIHLAKHTGEKPYNFNIHLARHTGNKPYKCDQCDYSAARKSHLDLHLARHTARKSYLDDHLREHTLEKPYMCDQSQGSHKELIV; from the exons ATGGCCAGTCCCAGATGTGGAGGCTCTACTGGAGGTCTGCATCCTGGGTACTCGGGGAACGAGACTGGAGGTTTGCGTCCTGGCCATCCTGGGGACGAGACAGaaggagaaaagccctacaagtgtgaccagtgtgactatgcgaCAGCACGGAAATCCCATTTGGACAAGCATctgacaaaacacaccggtgagaaaccctacatggcTGGgaagtgtgactattctgcagcactgaAATCTACTCTGGACAAGCATCTAGCAAAACACGCTG gACGTAAGTTCAGTTTGGAGATTCATCTGGCAAaacatactggagaaaaaccctacaa TTTCAACATTCATCTGGCAAGACACACTGGaaacaaaccctacaagtgtgaccagtgtgactattctgctgcacggaagtCCCATTTGGACCTACATCTAGCCAGacacacag cacggaaatccTATTTGGATGACCACTTGAGAGAACATACCctagagaaaccctacatgtgtgaccagTCACAGGGCAGCCACAAAGAATTAATTGTCTGA